DNA sequence from the Prochlorothrix hollandica PCC 9006 = CALU 1027 genome:
CTTCAAGGAGCTTCCCTAAAATCACAGGACGCACTCGATGGGCGTATTCTGCCTTATTTTCGACCAAGAAATGGGTTAAATCTCGGTAGGTCAAGGTAGACTTCCCTAAATCAGACAAGACCTCGGATTGCTCACCAATAATGTCACCATCCTGCATCCGATCGTCCCCGGCGTTGTACCATTCACCCGATTTGATCTGATACATCAGGTCACGGGTTCCGATCGTTGCAATCAAGGTAATAGGGGTAATCATTTATAGCTCCTCAGGTTGTAAAATTCCAACTAAAATGCTGACTAAATCTGATAAGTCCCCTGGAACACGGTAAAGATTAATATCTTGGGTGATCTGATGATCTCTGAGCTTGGCAAACTGCCAAATATTGCCCGTTGTCACTGCTCCATAACAATCTCCTAGCTCGATCATTTCCACGGCCAGTTGGGTGAATCCCCGTGTTAAATCATCGCGTTTGGCCTCAATGACCAATAGGCTATTGTGGCCTCGGATCAAATAATCGAGATTCCCTTTAGCCTTTTTCCCCACAAGGGAATATTCAATATTGAGCTTAAGGTTTAAGGGTTCTACCACTTCAAATAGAATGGGGGCAACGAGGGTTTCCCGTCGGGCTTGTTCTGAGGTTAAAGGTGTGAGTTGGATGCGCCGTTCTAGGGTATTTTTGAGAGTGCTACAGTCGATCGTAGGGGATTTAGGCAACTCAAGGGAGTCTACCCGCAGTTGGTACCCCAGTTCCGCCAAAATTTCATCCGGTGGGTCGTTGAACTCCGTAAATTGGCTAAAAAGATAGGTGCGATCGGTTTCTAAGATCTTTGCCATGATTACTCCTTAGGTATCATGAAATTATATTTCAACGTGTAAGTGCCTGCATTAGGGTGAAAGTCATTTTGAGTTTTTTCGTAGATTTTTTTGGTTTGTCGAGACCAGGTTACTTCAGCATTGGCTTGAATATTAAAGCCACTGGTCATACTAATGCCTACTAGATCTGTCAAAATATAGCGATCGTGGATTTTCTGATCATCAGGATCAAAATCTTGCCAAATGAAAACTTCAGCAACTAAGTTTTTTGCTTTGAGGATAGGGTAGAGAATACTAAAACGCTTGATCCAGTCCTGTAGATCTAAGGTGCTGCGATACATATTGCTCTGATCCTGTCCTTTCACTGCTGAGTGCAATTCAATTCTAGCATAAGGCTGTTTTACCAGATTCAGAAGATGATAAAATTCTCCATATTGAGATTGACTCGGATCTAAATAAGGGTCAATAAACATCACAGAGTTAGCACAACTCAAAATCAACCGTAAATGTTGACAATAATCAATGGTTTGCTTGGGAATTTGGATCATACGAGATTTATCTCGTCTTTCCATCCAGTCAGCAGTTGTTAGCCTATTGATCCCAACCACAGTAGGATTATTTTTGTAAACATTCTGTTGAGCTAATTCTGGTAGAGCAATAATGCCACTTAGAGGTTCGGCAGCATGGGAAATCAGCGCTTCCAATAACCAATCTTCAGCAGATTCTGGTTTTGTTGATCCAATTCCCAACGCGCCAACTTCTCGAAGACGTTTTTGAGTCTTGAGTTGCTTTAGGAGTTCCTTTGCCTTAGGGTGAAGGCTTGGAGGAGAATCCTTGATCCAGGTCTGAATGTAGTGCCACCACTCTCCTGCTCGAATATTTCTCACCAGTGCTTCTTCCAGCAGTATTGGCTTTAGAATCTGAAGACGAGCTTCGGCTAGCTCAGCACTGCTATAAGCATCAATCCTGAAAATATTTGGAACTAAAGCATATTCCGATAGCATAACTATGCGAAGACCTCCTCTAGTGCTTCCTCAAAAAAGCCTCCAGGCCAAGCTTTAACTAGCTCCCCTCGATGATTAAGGGGAAGCTCTTGAATAAAGCTGGCACTACCGTTAGAGTTAAAATCTACATAAAGGACACAAACTTGATCAGGAGTGATGGGGGGATAATCAGGGGGCAAGGTTCCATCCACCGTCTCTCGCATCCGCCGCATGATCCGTAGCAGAAGGTTTTCGCTGTGGGTTTCAATAATGAAGTTATTTTGGTTTTCAGTGAGGGCTGACTTCACAAAAACATCAGCTAGTTCCCCTTGGAGTCGCGGGTGGAGGTGAATTTCAGGCTGTTCGATCGCGATCGTTCTCTGTCGAGAAGCAATGCTCTGAACTAGCACTGGCAGGATCTGACTAATACCAAATCCTACATCCAACAAGCTAACATCTACATTGGTAAATTGATCAACTAAACGAATGGTAAAAACATCACTGATTTGGTGATCGTCTTCATTGAGGAACTTTACAATTTTGACTCGATAGCGCAAGTTGAAAATCTCGAAATTCTGGTTTAAGTGCTCTAAAACGTCCTCCTTTTTGAACAGAAGTTCAGCAATTCCCTTACCTGTTTTACCAATCTGATCATTGACATGGCCACTGAATGTATAAAGACGCTCTGGATAGTCCCTCAAGGGAGCAATATAAACCAGATCGGTAAGAAATGTCCGCATTTGAGTAGATGCTTCCTTTATTAAGCGATCTAAAAGATCGAGGGTTCCTAGGGTTCGATGGAATTGTAGAAGATGTTTAGTCTCCCACTGCCACTGGAGGGATTCATCTTCCTCGTCAATGATCAAAGCTGTTGGCATAAAGCTTTGGTATTCTAGATAGGAGTAGAAGGGAACAACCTTCAGTAAGTCTGTAATTGCTTCAGGTAAGGTATAGGTTTTGAGTCGTTGATCTAGATCAATAAGGTATTCCATTTCATCTACTAAGTCAGCTAAAGCAGAATTTTTATCAAAATCATCCTGACTCATCTCACTTTTCAAAGATTTCACTTGCTTTCTCAAGGCTGTATTAAGGGTTTTCCTTTGGTTAGGACGAAGCCGTATCTTTCCACTGAGGGCATCTCTGACTTGGGTAAAAAATACATCAATGAGTTTGTTCTGAACATCATGCCACCAGCTTTGCCAGAACTGATGCCGCATATCTATTTGGGCAAGACTCAGAATGCCAGATTCCTCATCAATTTTATAGGAAATTACAGGTATTTGAGCATTCCCTTGGAATAGATGAATCTGGATAACTTCTGACTTTTTACTATCCTGACTATAGGCAAAGCTAATTCCTAGGCCATGACTTAGGTTTTTTGTGTCTTTCCCTTCAAAGTCTACCTGACTCTCTTGGGTAGTAGATTGGCGTTCAGGCTGAAAAATAGCTTTAACGGTGAACTGGCTGTTCAAATCATGGTTATGTATCAATTCCTGGTAGTTGCCTAGATGGGTAAGCTTGCCTTGGGGCAATAGAACTGACTCAAAGTTTTCAGGATCTTCCAGGGTCTGTTTTAGGAGAAGCAAAGACTGAAGTACGGAGCTTTTGCCCGCAGAATTTGGCCCATAAAGTAAGGTGATGGGACGAATTGGGATGGTTTGGGTCTTGCCAAAGGCTTTAAAGTTAGTTAATTCATAGTGACTTAGCATTTAGTCAATCCCTAAATTTGAGCGTATTTGTCCCGATCTGTCTGGGCTTTGAGTTCCTTGAGGAAGCGACAGCGAGGATTTTGAGGATCATCCGTTACTCCAAACACGGTAACCACCTGATAATCCCCTAAATCGGCAATCCAGACTGGAGAAGGCTTGACCTTCCCAAAAACTGTGCCACACAAGCTTCCATCGTAGTTCCCATTGTACTTAAGTCCATCACTGTGCAAAACAGATAAAGCATAGGGCTTCCCGTAGCGTGTTGCTCCGCTACAAACCACAATCCGGCAATTGGCATCCACAGCTTCCACCCAATCTTTTTTGGAGGCTGGCCCCGCCGTATAGGAACTCCTGTTCTGAATGGTCTGGGTGGTGAGCTTGCCTAGGGAACTGTAAAAAACCTGAAGACGACGATCGAACAGGGTCTTAAACTCAGCAACTTCATCGGGTAAGTTCCAAAATTCAGATTCCTCAGGAAATAAACTAGAACCACGCCACCAGGGAGCACGATCGCGGGTTTTGCGGGAGTAACAGGGACGGCGGGCACCTTGGCCAATGCCGCCTAGGTGAAACATAAGCCACACTAAAGACTGCATCAAAGATGCGATCGCTTGAGTGTACTGGGTAGGAGCCTCGGATGAGAGAAAAAGCTTCAATTCTCCCGACTGTTCGCCACAGGGATCGTCTTTGCCTTGGGCCGTGGGACGGGCTTCTTTTTGGACGAGCTTGCCATTGTGAATTTGGAAGATGACCCAGCCCCGTGTCTGGGGATCGATCGCCCCAAACAATTGGCTCTCCAAGGTTTTCACTTCACCACTGGGTAATACGCCCAAAGCAAAGCTACGGAACCAATAGCGCAGCATAGACTTAAAGGCGATCGATCTGACTTCAGGATGGGGCTTCCCTCGCATTTGCCACTCCTGGCGGTTCGGGTTCCAGTTCCACTGGGTAAACTTTTGCTGACCATGGATCAACTGTCCCTCTAGGCTAAACTCCACTGCAAAGAATGGCTTAAGAGGGGACTTCTCACCGGCTATTAGCAAACTGCCATAGCCCGTATTCACCTGGGAACCCACCCCAAGTTGTAGCCCTTGGCTGAGCCACTCCTTGACCTGCTTTAATCGTTCCGAGTCACAACCTGGGCCGGGACGTAACCCAATCAGCAATGTGGGTTCCTGGAGGGAAAAGAATGGATTGGGGTTGGGGGAGTAGGTTGGTAGTCTATCTCCGTCCCACTTCCAAATATTATTAGCCATGTCTACTGCTAATCCCCCAGATTTACCCGAAGGTTGGGGCAGGGGATAGGCATCTAGGAAGACTATCTTACCCGATCGCTCTTCACTGTTTTTACTATCGAGGTAGCCAAAATAGTGCCGAGAAATGTGTTCCTCCGCTTGTTCCCAGGAGAAATTCTGGCTTTGCATTAAGGAGCGAATGGCTTGAGTTCGGGCCACGCCCCGTAGAGTACTGGAGGGGATATAGGGAATCCCCAGGGCATCAAAGGCGGGGAGCAAGATGCTTTCTGGCCCCCGGTGGCCACCGACGCGGATCCGCCATGTGCATTTGGCTTGGAAAACTACGCCCTGGGTTTCGGCAATTTTGCGAGTGCGATCGGTGAGGGTTTTGAGGCGATCGAAATAATTCGCCCCCTCCTCTGCCAGTTGCAACAGTTGCACTTTAGTCGGATCTTTGTAATCCTGACCGGGTTCTCGCATCCAGCGCAGATACTCCACAAAACTAGCCTGGGGGTCAGGCTGAACGATCGTTTCCAGAAGCCACGGGGAAGGAGTTTGGGGATTGTTCCCACCAGGATGCTGATTGCCTCTCCCTGGCATGGGGGGACGAGGGCCACCTCCACCACCTTGTGTAGGACGAGACTGGGGCCGATTGGGCTGATTGGCTCGTTGGGTTGGATTCGGCTGTGATCCCGATGAATTAGGCTGATTAGGCCGTTTGGGTCGCTCAAAAACCATACTTACTCCTCTCCTTTCACATCCGCATAAATGGCTGTTGCCCAAAAACCAAATTCCTGAGCAATGGATAGTCCTAAACCCGTCAACCCAAGATATTCATCAGCACTGGTCTGTGCTGGATCAACCAAGATTTGAAGACCGGGCCGACCAATAAACTTCTTGGACTCTTCTGAAGATAATATCCCCAGACACTTGAAAAATGCTGTGACTACTGCTTTTTTTCCCTCTTGCTCTTTCAAAGCTTCTTCTTCTGCCTTGAGCCGCAACAGTCCCCAGGTAGAGAGATAGGTATAGAGTTCAGTTGCTTGGCTTTTTTGCTGCTTAACAACTTTATCCTCTTTATCCCGGTTCCCCCGTAAAGTGCTGAGTTGCTGATAGACTTCTGCGGCGATCGTCCGTGGGTCAAATGTCATGGTGTTACCTCCCCTGAGTTAGTGTGCAAGCCAAGTTTGAACAAAGCCCCGACCGAGGCTCTCCTGTCCCCCAATTTGGAGAATATCCGCTTGGTTCAGCAGAGTCGTGAAATCAGCCGCAGACTGGGAGCCAGTGCCATGCTTGGCCTGGGTGGTGGTTCCCCAGGGGAAATACATAATCGTATCGGGGGGAATGGCTTCCTCATAGCGAAAGCTCCCATCTTTTACTGTCTTATGCTCATCCAGCTTGATTTTCACTTGTCGCCAAAGGCCCATTTGGATCAGGGTGGCACAGTGCTGGTCTGGCAGAACGATCGCCCGCTTGACCGTGGCAGTATGGGCTGATTGGGGCATCAGGGCTTTGAACTGATCTTGAGATAAAGCCGTTAACTCTGACGGTTTGATGATGGCATCCTTGAGGTAGACAGGCTTCTTGGCATCCATCCCAAAGCAGGCATATTTTTCGCTGGGTAAGGTAATGGACTGCTGGGTTAGCCGTGCCCAGCGTTGCAACAGCAGGGGAGAACTGACCCAAATCACCCCATGGCTCAGGGACGGAATGGGAAGCCACAATAAAGAGCCATCGCCAATCCAGATATCCCCTTGGGTTAAGGTATCCCCAGAGTCTAAATCCTTACCAAAAAGCTGATGACGATCGTCAATGGAATCTGTAACACTAGCCCGCAGCCGCCCCCGAATGGTACTAGAGGGAATGTAGGGAAGATTCGTATGGGATTCACGGGCAATCCCCAGTAAATTGCCCTCTTGGGTGGTGCCTCCGGTGTGGAGAGGGGCTAGCAGGTAGAAATAAACTAAATTCTCAATCATGGCAAGTGTTTCCCTCAATAATGCCAACTAAGATTTTTAAGAGTTGCTCTAGCTGTCCAGGAACGCTATAGAGCAAAATATCCTGGGTGATGGTTTTACTCGCTGCGTCTAGCTTGCCAAAGCGCCAAGCCTCCCCGATCGTGACTGCTCCATAAAGGATTTCTAAATCCTCAGCCTGGGCTAGGGCAATCATCTCTGCTGCCAGTTGGGTAAAACCCCGTGAGAGATCATCCCGCTTGGCTTCAATGATGATCAAATTTTGGGACGATCGCAGTAAATAATCCAAAGTCCCCTTCAGCCAATTATTGACTGTTAAAGAATATTCAATGCGCAATTGCGATTGACAATGGACCGCTACAGCAAAAATAATCGGGGCAATTAGAACTTCACGGCGAGCCGTTTCACTGCTCAAGCTAACTAGGGGCAGGATGTCCTGAATTTGCTGAGCTAAGGCGAGTTGGGGCAGGGCACGATCGCTTTGGGGTAGCGATAACTGAGCAATTTTAAGGGCATACCCCAGTTCCCCCAAAATCTCATCTGGTTCCGCCAGCATTTCAAAATACGATCGAAACGTGTAAGATTCGCTATCCTGGAGAATTTTAGGCTTGGCCATCGCTAAGACTCCTCGGTATTAGATAGGGCAGCAGGCAACCAGAGTAGCTCTGAGTAACCCAAGCGCCGCCAATTGTGGGTTTTATTGAGCTGACCTTGGGCCGTTTGGGGCTGGTCCTGAAACAGGGGCTGGGGGTGGTTGAGATAGTAGACGCTGCCGGGAGGAGCCGCAAAAACCTGGGGGGCGGGAATGCTGCTGCCGTCATTGCCCTGGATGCGACAGCTAATCGGCACGGGACGCTCTGTAGCTACACTGACCAAGGAACCAGGGGTTTGGTTAGGCTGGCTGGTGTGGGCTAGCTTCCATTCCCAGGGCCATGCTTGGCAGGTGGCAACCCCGTTGCGCTTGCGCTCAAACACCCCAGGGGTCACCAAATAGGCTAAGGCAGGTCCCGATCGGGCAAAGTTGCGCTGGGATGGGGTTTGCAGGGCTTGCCATTGGGGATCTAGGGATTCTGCCCGCTTCAGCAGGGCTTGATGGCCTTCCCCCCCTAGGCGCACGGTGGTCGGAATATCGGCATCTTGCAGAGCCTGGTGGGTGTTGCGATCAACCCCGATCGCCAAGCTCCAGCCCTCATCCAAGCGAATCCCATTCTCGACAAAATAGCCGTCACTGTCCTTCACTTGCCGCGTTCCCGATAGAATCGCGTTGTGGGGCCGAGTTTCCACCGTCCAGGGCTTGGGGGATTGCCCCTCAGGACAAGTCCAGTCTTCTTTGCTTAAGGTCTGCCCCTGTAGCAAGCGTTGCACCTGCTCCCAAGGTAAATATTGCCGATATTCAGGTTTATCGGCTTTTTCAGTCTTATCCTCTGGATCCTTCCCAGTTGCCAGTAAGGGAGCCGGTCGCCGTTGATCCCAAAGCATTTGCTGACTCGGATGCTCTGGCTCCTGCTGTTGGAGCCAAGGCACGGGGGCTAGGGGCTGGGTACCGATGTAATTGAGAGGGCGAGGAAGATGGAGGGTCAGATCTTGGCAGAGAAACGGGCCGCAGAGGGTTAAGTCATGGCGACTTTGGAGCAATCCTCGCAGGGAACCGGCGATCGCGTGGCCATTGGGGGGAAAGACGCTCCCCGCCCAGGCCCGTTCTCCGGGGGTAAAGGGTTTGGCATCCCGGAACAGCAGGATATCCAAGGGGGTGAAGGTATACCAATACATCATTGGGCACCTCCTGAAGACTTAGGCAGTTTAATCACACGTTTTCGTAGGGTAAAGGCCGCAAGTTTAAGCCAGTTTTGAACTTCTCCATTTTCTCCATTGAGATTTTTGGGGGTGGTGGTGTCCCACAGCGTCTCTAAAAAGCCATGCAAGGCTTGTTGAAACTGCTTCTGATTGGCTTCGGTAAGCTGTTCACGGCGACTACAAAAGGCAGTGACCCAGGGCGCGATTGCGCTTCTACAGGGGGCAGGGTGTTGATCCCAGAGTTGGGCCGCTTGTTCAAAGAGGGCAGCATCCAGGTCTGGAATTGTAAAAAGCGATCGCCATTGGTCTAACACACTGAATTTTGCTGTACTGGTTAACTGGTTGCCGTTGCCATACAAAATTCGCACCTGTACTGCATCTTTTTGTTTTTTGCGTTTTTTAGCATCGGGTTCTTGCAGATCAAGGTAAAAATGCTCTTTGGCTTTTTCCTCAGCTTCCCAGAGGTTTTCCAGGGCGATCGCCAGGGGAACTGAATGATGGGCAATAATAATCCCAAAACTAATTGAAGCCTTACTGCCCATGGTAAACAGCGGTCGAGGTGACAGATTCTCTGGAGTTTTCCCAACTTTCCATCGCCAATAGTCTCCCGTATCATCGAATTCATCTTTTGGATCGATATCCCCCTTAAAGCACTGACGAATATCCCAGAGCCACTGATCCCACTCCCACAAATTAGTGTAGGCCAACACATCATCCCCGCCGCTGTAGATCAATCGCCCTGCATAGCGTTGCTCGGTCAGATAGGGGACTAGTTGATTGGAAAAGTCCAACAGGGCACGGGACAGGGCCGCATGGGTAGATGGACCCATCCGTTTCGGCTGGGTGAGAAACTGAGCAAAGGCTTCGGGGACTCCCTCCCGTTCTTGGTGGGAGTTAGCTACTTTTTCTTTAAGGCGATCGGGCACATAGGATCCATAGGGTTCAAGAAGCACTCCCTTGAGCCAATCACTCATCCCATCGCCATCCCCTACAGCCAAGACATACCAATCCGTAGGATTATTTCCTGTGGTAAAATACTGTTCAATTTTTTTCTTAACATCCAGCAACTTCTGATTCCGCATTTCACGCTGCTGATCCTTGGATAGCAGCCTGTCCGGTTCGTAGTCATCAATAAGCCAGCCCGCATTGAGTAATCGGGGGTTAGGCCAGTCTTCGTGATGTTTTTTCACCCAAGGAATTCCCCAGTCCTCTTCTTGAGGTACCCATGGAAATGAGTCACTCACATCTAAACAAGCATAGAGAAAGTGATCAATTAAGGCTTGTGCTGAAAAATCTCCCATCGCTGCTTTTTGCTCCTGCTGACGTAACCATCCAGCTACTCCAGCCGTTAAATCTGGTGTATAGGATTCTTCCCGCCATCGCTCCGGAACGTTGGGTAAGATTGCCTTAGATAAAATCAAGTGAAGACATCGCTTCACTACTTCTGTCGCATTGAGTTCTTCAATTCCATCAAACACACCTACATGATTTTTCCACAGCGAAGCGGTATCTCCTTCCGTGAGCCAGTCCCGGTAATCTGAATAGTTGTCTGGGTGAACGACTGGACCAAGACCGGAAATAGTCGATCGTGGTCCAAAGGCAGTCGGTAGTTGCCAAGTGCGAGCGTTTTTCATCGCTGCAAGGGCTTGGCGGGTTTTATCAAACACATAAGGCCACCAAGAACCCACATTCACGCCAGGTTTCTTAGGACCAAAAGTAGCTCGTAGAAACTGAAGTTCTTTCTCTAAAAAAAGGCGCTTTTCCTTGGAGAGGTTATAGGTTACGTTTTGAGCCTTGACCCAATCATCAGAATCAGAGGTAGCGCCCTGATCCTTCAAGATGGCAGTATCTTTCAGCGTTTCCCCCTCTTTACCAATGGGAACTGCAGACCAGTAGGTTTGCCATTGACTTTCCAACCATCCTGCCCATGCTTGATCTGTTTCGTGTAACCCTGGCATCCAACGTCGTTGGCTTTGGAGCAAATCTAGCACTTCTTGACCTAAACGCCGCCATTCTGCCTTGAGAGACTGCTCAGCAGTCTGCATTGCTGCGTTAACCTTGTCTTTTGGCAAGATTATTACAATGACATTCGGGAATCCAGCCGTCAGCAAGGATGCCCCCTTGGGCTGGGGGATAAACTTGTTAAATTCTGCCCATGCCTTCTGATCCGGCTGGAGCCAATCCTTGAGCCAGTAGTCGATTAAGGGCTGCTGAAAGAGACTTGGGTACAAAAAGCTATCGGGTCCGTAAATCTGGGCTAAATCCCAACAAACTTTTGTGGAAAGATAGTGCAAAACCCAAGACCCTGCCCAAAAGTCTCGCATTTTGCGACTGGCTTTAATCAGTTCTTGCACAGGAGAGAAACTAAAGGTAGCCAGATACGCATGGGACAGGGATTTATGGCTAGACCAACGTTCACTGAGATCTTGACTCGTTAAGTGCTGTCCAGCTAAAGCACTGGAAAGCGCAGCCGTCATACTGGTATGACTCCAAATCGACCCATCCGGAATGCGGGTTTCCGCAGGCATCAGCAGGAGCGAGGGATCATCAAATGCCTGACACGCTGCTTCGGGCAAGCATCGCCAGAGCCACCAGAAGACTTTTTTGGGATCTGTCTCGTCTTTTAGCCACTGGGGAAAGAGGAGTTGTTCTGTCTCACGAATGGTTTGGGCGCGATCGCGGCTCTTCATCAACTCCTGATGGGCGAGATCGGGGAGCTTCCAATTTCGGATTTTTGCCCCAGAGAGGAGGTGAGAGATTTCTAGTCCTTGATCTGGTCCCTGATCCCCATAGTTAATAGCGCTGTTGAGGCTACCTATAGCAGAGCGATCGCTAGCAGAAGTAATCAAGTCCGCATCAGCAATCCATTTGAGTAGAACTTTGCCACTCTTTTTAGGGGTCAGCATTGCGAGTTCCGCTGAGGACTCCTCACCGTCCTTCTGGAGGAGTTCTCGCCAGTCAGCCATCACCGCTAGCTCTTGCCAGATACTTTCCCCACCCCGTCCGGTGTTGTTGTGTAACGCCTTTAGAGCAGGGTCATGGAGAAGACCCCAGATTTTGGCTTGCCAGAAAACTTGACTCATAACGGTTGCTCCGTGGGAACCCTTTGCGGTGGGATGTACTTAGTATTGGACATGGCGAGAAAAAAAAGTAGGGTTTTAATGCGAACAGCGATCGGACTTGGGTCTGCATTCAAGGTGGGGGGAGATAAAGGGCGGCGATCGCCCCAAGCCGCTGACGGAAATTCTCGACCCAGTGGGGGGGACCCATGACGCGCACCCCATCGTCAAAGCCCCAAATCCAGCGCTTGAGATCCACATTGTCCCAAGCCCAGTAGGGGAGCGTTAGGAGGCAGCGGTGGGGATGGGCCGGGTCGCCCGTGGGTTTGAGGCGGAAGAGCTTAGGGTGGCCCGGTCGGGCCGAGTCGGGGAGACGGGGCGACAGTTGGATTTGGTCGGGGGGGAAACGTTGATCCCCCTCGCTGACAAAGCGAAAGGCCCGATCGCTAAACCATAGCTCCAGGGTAGCGCTGATAGCTTGGCGCTGTTGCCGTTTGCCGCTAAGCCACTGACGCTGGTGATGGGGGTTTTTGCCTAAGAACAGTCCCCCCGAAGCTTGAAACAAAGCCTGTAGCTGCTGGCAGGCGCGATCCTGTATCCCCCGATCGCGGTACTGATCTACAACTCTACCCCGAAAGACGCGATCGAGGCGATCGAACTCCAACAGTCCTATGTCGGGACCACTGGCCACTTCATAGCCCAAATACCAGCCAATATTGTGGAAAACCATTTGGACAGGCCATGCCTGGAAAAAAGTTTCGGACTCCGTGCCATGGCGACCCACCCCCCGAAAGCGTTGTAGCTCTAGGCAGTGGCCTTGTTCAATGTCCTGCTCTAGGCGATCGACGGTATTGGCGAGGGCATCACTGGGCAGGTGGGTTTGGTTGGTGATGGTGAAGTTATAGAGAGCGCGAACGGGGTAGGGGGCCAAGGGGCTGAGTTTGCTGTATTTGAGGCGATCGTTCAGGGTATTGAGCAAATCCAAGACCGTGGGATCTGCAAGACTTTTGGCTTGACCCGCCAGCAGTTGGTGCAGTTGCAGCAGTTGGGGCTGGGAGAAAATGCCCGTACCCAGAAAATAGCCCTGTTTGTAGCGCTGGGGCATCAGGAGACCGTAGGGCTTGAGAATCAGT
Encoded proteins:
- the cmr4 gene encoding type III-B CRISPR module RAMP protein Cmr4, producing MIENLVYFYLLAPLHTGGTTQEGNLLGIARESHTNLPYIPSSTIRGRLRASVTDSIDDRHQLFGKDLDSGDTLTQGDIWIGDGSLLWLPIPSLSHGVIWVSSPLLLQRWARLTQQSITLPSEKYACFGMDAKKPVYLKDAIIKPSELTALSQDQFKALMPQSAHTATVKRAIVLPDQHCATLIQMGLWRQVKIKLDEHKTVKDGSFRYEEAIPPDTIMYFPWGTTTQAKHGTGSQSAADFTTLLNQADILQIGGQESLGRGFVQTWLAH
- a CDS encoding RAMP superfamily CRISPR-associated protein, encoding MVFERPKRPNQPNSSGSQPNPTQRANQPNRPQSRPTQGGGGGPRPPMPGRGNQHPGGNNPQTPSPWLLETIVQPDPQASFVEYLRWMREPGQDYKDPTKVQLLQLAEEGANYFDRLKTLTDRTRKIAETQGVVFQAKCTWRIRVGGHRGPESILLPAFDALGIPYIPSSTLRGVARTQAIRSLMQSQNFSWEQAEEHISRHYFGYLDSKNSEERSGKIVFLDAYPLPQPSGKSGGLAVDMANNIWKWDGDRLPTYSPNPNPFFSLQEPTLLIGLRPGPGCDSERLKQVKEWLSQGLQLGVGSQVNTGYGSLLIAGEKSPLKPFFAVEFSLEGQLIHGQQKFTQWNWNPNRQEWQMRGKPHPEVRSIAFKSMLRYWFRSFALGVLPSGEVKTLESQLFGAIDPQTRGWVIFQIHNGKLVQKEARPTAQGKDDPCGEQSGELKLFLSSEAPTQYTQAIASLMQSLVWLMFHLGGIGQGARRPCYSRKTRDRAPWWRGSSLFPEESEFWNLPDEVAEFKTLFDRRLQVFYSSLGKLTTQTIQNRSSYTAGPASKKDWVEAVDANCRIVVCSGATRYGKPYALSVLHSDGLKYNGNYDGSLCGTVFGKVKPSPVWIADLGDYQVVTVFGVTDDPQNPRCRFLKELKAQTDRDKYAQI
- the cas10 gene encoding type III-B CRISPR-associated protein Cas10/Cmr2, whose protein sequence is MSQVFWQAKIWGLLHDPALKALHNNTGRGGESIWQELAVMADWRELLQKDGEESSAELAMLTPKKSGKVLLKWIADADLITSASDRSAIGSLNSAINYGDQGPDQGLEISHLLSGAKIRNWKLPDLAHQELMKSRDRAQTIRETEQLLFPQWLKDETDPKKVFWWLWRCLPEAACQAFDDPSLLLMPAETRIPDGSIWSHTSMTAALSSALAGQHLTSQDLSERWSSHKSLSHAYLATFSFSPVQELIKASRKMRDFWAGSWVLHYLSTKVCWDLAQIYGPDSFLYPSLFQQPLIDYWLKDWLQPDQKAWAEFNKFIPQPKGASLLTAGFPNVIVIILPKDKVNAAMQTAEQSLKAEWRRLGQEVLDLLQSQRRWMPGLHETDQAWAGWLESQWQTYWSAVPIGKEGETLKDTAILKDQGATSDSDDWVKAQNVTYNLSKEKRLFLEKELQFLRATFGPKKPGVNVGSWWPYVFDKTRQALAAMKNARTWQLPTAFGPRSTISGLGPVVHPDNYSDYRDWLTEGDTASLWKNHVGVFDGIEELNATEVVKRCLHLILSKAILPNVPERWREESYTPDLTAGVAGWLRQQEQKAAMGDFSAQALIDHFLYACLDVSDSFPWVPQEEDWGIPWVKKHHEDWPNPRLLNAGWLIDDYEPDRLLSKDQQREMRNQKLLDVKKKIEQYFTTGNNPTDWYVLAVGDGDGMSDWLKGVLLEPYGSYVPDRLKEKVANSHQEREGVPEAFAQFLTQPKRMGPSTHAALSRALLDFSNQLVPYLTEQRYAGRLIYSGGDDVLAYTNLWEWDQWLWDIRQCFKGDIDPKDEFDDTGDYWRWKVGKTPENLSPRPLFTMGSKASISFGIIIAHHSVPLAIALENLWEAEEKAKEHFYLDLQEPDAKKRKKQKDAVQVRILYGNGNQLTSTAKFSVLDQWRSLFTIPDLDAALFEQAAQLWDQHPAPCRSAIAPWVTAFCSRREQLTEANQKQFQQALHGFLETLWDTTTPKNLNGENGEVQNWLKLAAFTLRKRVIKLPKSSGGAQ
- a CDS encoding type III-B CRISPR module-associated protein Cmr3: MYWYTFTPLDILLFRDAKPFTPGERAWAGSVFPPNGHAIAGSLRGLLQSRHDLTLCGPFLCQDLTLHLPRPLNYIGTQPLAPVPWLQQQEPEHPSQQMLWDQRRPAPLLATGKDPEDKTEKADKPEYRQYLPWEQVQRLLQGQTLSKEDWTCPEGQSPKPWTVETRPHNAILSGTRQVKDSDGYFVENGIRLDEGWSLAIGVDRNTHQALQDADIPTTVRLGGEGHQALLKRAESLDPQWQALQTPSQRNFARSGPALAYLVTPGVFERKRNGVATCQAWPWEWKLAHTSQPNQTPGSLVSVATERPVPISCRIQGNDGSSIPAPQVFAAPPGSVYYLNHPQPLFQDQPQTAQGQLNKTHNWRRLGYSELLWLPAALSNTEES
- a CDS encoding AAA family ATPase codes for the protein MLSHYELTNFKAFGKTQTIPIRPITLLYGPNSAGKSSVLQSLLLLKQTLEDPENFESVLLPQGKLTHLGNYQELIHNHDLNSQFTVKAIFQPERQSTTQESQVDFEGKDTKNLSHGLGISFAYSQDSKKSEVIQIHLFQGNAQIPVISYKIDEESGILSLAQIDMRHQFWQSWWHDVQNKLIDVFFTQVRDALSGKIRLRPNQRKTLNTALRKQVKSLKSEMSQDDFDKNSALADLVDEMEYLIDLDQRLKTYTLPEAITDLLKVVPFYSYLEYQSFMPTALIIDEEDESLQWQWETKHLLQFHRTLGTLDLLDRLIKEASTQMRTFLTDLVYIAPLRDYPERLYTFSGHVNDQIGKTGKGIAELLFKKEDVLEHLNQNFEIFNLRYRVKIVKFLNEDDHQISDVFTIRLVDQFTNVDVSLLDVGFGISQILPVLVQSIASRQRTIAIEQPEIHLHPRLQGELADVFVKSALTENQNNFIIETHSENLLLRIMRRMRETVDGTLPPDYPPITPDQVCVLYVDFNSNGSASFIQELPLNHRGELVKAWPGGFFEEALEEVFA